Genomic segment of Ralstonia pickettii:
CATCGGCGGCTCCTTGTTGTGGTGACCGGAGTCTTGGTGAAGGGCGCCGATGGTTATAGCACGGCGCCATGACACGCCGTGCGGGCCGTGGAGGCCGGACGGCTACTTATAGTCCCACCGCATCTGCTCGGGGATCGGCACGGCGTCCGACGTCTCGAGGCAGCGGTCGAGATAAGCGAGCAGGGAGCGCGGCTGGAAGCCGGTCTCCTGCACCAGCCGCGTGTTGTCGAACACGTAGCTCATGCTGGCGAACTTGGCATACAGGTGGATGCAGCGCGCGACCAGTCGCACGTTGCCATCGCCCGTCAAGCTCAGGAATTTACGCGCCAATGCTTTCTCGGCGATTTTTTCCTGGTACACGTAGCCGGCCAGCGCCTGCGCGTCTTCTTCTGGCGTCTTGCAACGCTTGAAGCGCGGGTACAGCGTTTCGATGCGCTCGGAGTTCGCGTCGCCGGCGCTGATGTGGTACAGGTCGTGCGCCAGCGTCGGCTTGGTCGCCAGCTGCACGATGCCTTCGGCGCAATCGTCCACGGGCAGGATGTCGACGCGGTCGGACAGCCGGCAACTGAACGTTTCGAGCATCGCCACCATGCGCAGCATCCAGAAAATGCTGCCCGACGGTTCGCACCCCAGCGTGCTGTGCCCCACCACGATGGACGGCCGCACCACCACCAACGGCAACTCGGGCACCGCTTCGCGCAGCTTCAGTTCGGCCATGCCCTTGGAATACGTGTACGGCA
This window contains:
- a CDS encoding SDR family oxidoreductase encodes the protein MSILLTGATGFVGGAIAANLAAKGLLADTRFAVRGDTPADGLARLRSNLRRFEFAPGTLNAITESQIVPFDLREAGAAELGDPEVIINCAALATFSNHPSLWETNVEGVLALGRLAAQGKRLKRFMQIGTAMSCGQLANRHVSESWSVPALQQHAVPYTYSKGMAELKLREAVPELPLVVVRPSIVVGHSTLGCEPSGSIFWMLRMVAMLETFSCRLSDRVDILPVDDCAEGIVQLATKPTLAHDLYHISAGDANSERIETLYPRFKRCKTPEEDAQALAGYVYQEKIAEKALARKFLSLTGDGNVRLVARCIHLYAKFASMSYVFDNTRLVQETGFQPRSLLAYLDRCLETSDAVPIPEQMRWDYK